Proteins from a genomic interval of Osmia bicornis bicornis chromosome 11, iOsmBic2.1, whole genome shotgun sequence:
- the LOC114879419 gene encoding uncharacterized protein PF11_0213-like — protein MNSTWSRFNPIDPSAKQKETFHANILQEFLRTNGFYSNRNINISENSSETTTNENHLTEKEVKNEIQEIHVEMTSQSVTRLQGENISENSGVITVYSKTTLKGKKLNENKSLKEEKLEMPSRINEAPEVDDKLRSSYWWTEERSVSSDKKDKDQFPVREIKKTEDRIVADSLFSYPPEVVEIYFSNKDSEPSMRTLPKEEDECRASNSGESILGCLFSGTNSRIIDEETCSIRNVQKIEESGSLDTDKFVEPIREECLNEIENSINPEINEKEDEETKDLLRSDVKKEERSAEELNLQKLCGRNEDSNVIQTETAENNEISVEPNERKISKSTLSSEESGDSKYSKTDLSSLENVPILQIEEKLNCKEENSNVDSSEENKTKKIIEKREDKKDDFDTNADKDALKKEEEENFQDSSNEMMRIQIEDPKTGMITKKTTQIIDDYKDMNICKMLASIHEQLTHDLQRMKYIEAKLIGTVSIDSINHTMTLQLLDKTVARCKSYLHGSNNSQKAELEIKKILMKHGIKLMMAVNKNKAALDKQEERLNQVQFKPLKNSRYNNTMLMEIKLSLNYWKEEIVCLIELISDLVKMVIINNEEKENVKNLQKYKTTHHRTANYCFYNQKTFPRSKSGSGRSKIRKINLFKKESTVETQISLASNAKSSMKPLSNSVNRERGKIHNDGQIGDTKTTERGRIAKESSQSKNRVISTQQPVWKPGGIVKIPSSNSATTLQKARSNVKEKINLFAEHTRASNVSKKKITSDVSSVRSMFNPRIVGKRSNTSLRISPRMKPKGGAVRASSRNFNEFMRQIPGYPNSKYGDSRSLHDEARPRNFKESKPFGTLKETIEPPKMYEKEEMSPRNIINLYRLPEIPINKEEPTRDVNSSRYIRNHLNPINMIDANHQTVDKISDSLFNPEEALDLSKHVSRKFENHIDANGFPNIVSIANCVEDFSSNYNCTTRIEVSSRYQSSYNTVSTSSTQNQAKKVTDRLSSSIRDEENQTDTLISEKEKIKPNSHAVSLSMLKEFLCEQGIGADLVNRAEHELKVKQKTRRHSKKKSISFADMLFNVEDDQPLGNVLKDENLGYMLEKHEENIIINEKNSENSESHEEENVINCKKNLMYPEIHEEEDVINNGKSLKYTENVNYEKNLSHAENPEEDNSNSENNLKQPENSKENESNLPSKHTEDYKSSIAKCPPQPETKDASSCTEYNTNNASSQTNFQKESRQRLQIVPKDLRMVETQTETKQEERVRNLTNEVRNVSSMTETLPVRDSSTETTNVSCASKSVATEQIDYIFSKNFNKNLKEAFSNVSNEDNKNSSKSCRNVFRQLLNQMKENECSSCEGNDASKEIRFVESNASTQYSSSSSSSESLKNNEETTKEANTSPIRSVSSETMAAFHVTAIRIRNIYKAIDIYKRKLKEKQKKPEKGSTEKRLKICEGRPNYVTKSSSVDTIFTKKDNGKNGAIQMYEALRRAEVESIFTNESPDEDFESIQSSSSTTWSYKTTAGKVELKLSGKLSDTIVLKDVKSLMEFLIQKTEDSTMEKKVSVRKISNNTCTRLQDNETVKFSIFSRENVLPLIYGVMCLIVFCCLRFTITCDVVS, from the exons ATGAATTCAACATGGTCTCGCTTCAATCCAATCGATCCCAGCGCGAAGCAGAAAGAAACCTTCCACGCCAACATACTTCAAGAATTCCTAAGAACAAATGGATTCTACTCGaacagaaatataaatatttccgAAAACTCGTCGGAAACGACGACGAATGAAAATCATCTTACAGAGAAGGAAGTGAAAAACGAAATACAGGAAATACACGTCGAGATGACCTCGCAGAGTGTCACTCGTCTTCAGGGTGAGAATATCTCGGAAAATAGCGGTGTTATTACAGTGTACTCGAAAACGACCCTTAAAGGGAAGAAATTGAATGAGAATAAATCATTGAAGGAAGAGAAACTTGAGATGCCATCCAGAATTAACGAAGCTCCGGAAGTAGATGATAAATTAAGAAGTTCTTATTGGTGGACGGAAGAAAGATCTGTTTCTTCTGATAAAAAGGACAAGGATCAATTTCCTGTtagagaaataaagaaaactgAGGATCGAATTGTTGCGGATAGTCTTTTCAGCTACCCCCCCGAGGTGGTCGAAATTTATTTCAGCAATAAAGATAGCGAGCCTTCTATGAGAACTCTTCCAAAAGAAGAGGACGAATGTCGTGCGTCAAATTCTGGGGAAAGTATTTTAGGATGTCTATTTTCTGGTACGAACTCGAGGATCATCGACGAAGAAACGTGTTCCATTCGTAATGTACAGAAAATTGAAGAATCCGGTTCATTGGATACAGATAAGTTTGTTGAACCCATTCGAGAGGAGTGTCtgaatgaaatagaaaatagtaTAAATCCTgagataaatgaaaaagaagatgaagagaCCAAGGATTTGTTGAGAAGTGacgtgaaaaaagaagaacgtTCAGCTGAAGAATTAAATTTGCAGAAGTTATGTGGAAGAAATGAAGATTCTAATGTTATTCAAACAGAAACCGCTgagaataatgaaatttcagtGGAAccgaatgaaagaaaaatttcaaaatctacCTTGTCCTCCGAGGAATCCGGCGATTCCAAATACTCCAAAACTGATTTATCATCATTGGAAAATGTGCCGATACTACAAATCGAAGAGAAATTGAActgtaaagaagaaaattcgaaCGTGGATTCGTCAGAAGAGaataaaacgaagaaaataattgagaAACGAGAAGATAAAAAGGACGATTTTGATACAAATGCTGATAAAGACGCcttgaaaaaagaagaagaagaaaattttcaagattctTCGAATGAAATGATGAGAATTCAGATTGAGGATCCTAAAACTGGAATGATTACCAAGAAAACAACACAAATTATTGATGATTATAAAGATATGAATATATGTAAAATGTTAGCTAGCATTCACGAACAATTAACTCATGATTTACAACGAATGAAATATATCGAAGCAAAATTGATAGGAACAGTTTCGATAGATTCAATCAATCACACAATGACGTTACAATTGTTGGACAAAACTGTGGCAAG gtGTAAGAGTTATCTTCATGGCTCAAACAACAGTCAAAAAGCTGAGttagaaataaagaagatCCTTATGAAACATGGGATTAAATTAATGATGGCTGTGAATAAGAATAAAGCTGCTTTGGATAAGCAAG AAGAACGTCTCAATCAAGTGCAGTTTAAACCATTGAAGAATAGCCGATATAACAAT ACTATGTTGATGGAGATCAAATTATCTTTGAATTActggaaagaagaaatagtATGTTTAATTGAACTGATCTCGGATTTGGTTAAAATGGTGATAATTAATAAcgaggaaaaggaaaatgttaaaaatcTACAGAAATATAAGACTACCCATCATCGTACAGCGAACTAT TGTTTCTATAACCAGAAAACATTTCCCAGATCGAAATCGGGAAGCGGACGATCGaagattagaaaaataaatctgtttAAGAAAGAGAGCACGGTTGAGACCCAAATATCTCTCGCTTCGAATGCGAAAAGTTCCATGAAACCTTTAAGCAATTCCGTGAATCGAGAGAGAGGAAAGATTCATAACGATGGCCAGATCGGTGATACGAAAACGACGGAAAGGGGAAGAATTGCGAAAGAATCGTCCCAAAGCAAGAACCGTGTAATTAGCACTCAACAACCAGTTTGGAAACCAGGTGGAATAGTTAAGATTCCTTCTTCGAATAGCGCGACCACGTTACAGAAAGCTCGTTCAAATGTCAAGGAAAAAATCAACCTGTTCGCGGAACATACAAG AGCATCGAATGTAtctaaaaagaaaatcacCAGCGATGTTTCATCTGTGAGAAGCATGTTCAATCCTAGGATCGTTGGGAAAAGAAGTAACACTAGTTTGAGGATCAGTCCCAGGATGAAACCAAAGGGAGGGGCTGTAAGAGCCTCGTCAAGAAACTTCAATGAATTTATGCGTCAGATTCCAGGATATCCTAATTCGAAATACGGCGACAGTAGATCCTTGCACGACGAGGCTCGTCCAAGGAATTTTAAAGAATCGAAACCTTTCGGTACGTTGAAGGAGACCATCGAACCCCCGAAAATGtatgaaaaagaagagatgAGTCCTAGAAACATAATAAACTTGTATCGCTTACCT gaaattcctattaataaagaagaacCAACGAGGGACGTGAATTCCAGTAGATACATAAGAAATCATCTTAATCCTATCAATATGATAGATGCAAACCATCAAACAGTAGATAAAATTTCAGATAGTTTATTCAATCCTGAAGAAGCTTTGGATTTATCGAAACACGTATCGAGAAAGTTTGAAAATCACATCGATGCAAATGGTTTTCCAAATATCGTTTCTATAGCTAATTGCGTGGAAGATTTTAGTTCGAATTACAATTGCACAACCAGAATCGAAGTTTCAAGCCGTTATCAGTCATCGTACAACACCGTTTCAACGTCGAGTACTCAAAATCAAGCAAAGAAGGTGACCGATAGATTAAGTTCATCGATTCGCGACGAAGAAAATCAAACCGACACTTTAATCagcgaaaaagaaaagatcaAACCGAATTCTCACGCAGTGTCGTTGAGTATGTTGAAGGAGTTTCTTTGCGAACAAGGAATCGGCGCTGATTTGGTGAACAGAGCTGAACATGAGTTGAAAGTTAAGCAGAAAACTCGTAGACATTCGAAGAAGAAGTCGATCAGTTTTGCGGATATGCTTTTCAACGTTGAAGATGATCAACCTTTGGGTAATGTTttaaaagatgaaaatttGGGGTACATGTTGGAGAAGCacgaagaaaatattattatcaatGAAAAGAATTCGGAGAACAGTGAAAGccacgaagaagaaaatgttattaattgtaagaAGAATTTAATGTACCCGGAAATTCACGAGGAAGAAGATGTTATTAATAATGGAAAAAGTTTAAAATATACAGAGAATGTTAATTATGAGAAGAATTTAAGCCACGCAGAAAATCCCGAAGAAGACAATAGTAATTCTGAAAATAACTTAAAGCAGCCAGAAAATTccaaagaaaatgaatcgaaTTTGCCATCGAAACACACAGAAGACTACAAAAGTAGCATTGCAAAGTGTCCTCCGCAACCGGAAACGAAGGACGCCTCATCCTGCACCGAGTACAACACGAACAACGCCTCTTCCCAAACTAATTTCCAAAAGGAAAGTCGGCAGCGTTTGCAAATCGTTCCTAAAGACCTACGAATGGTAGAGACACAAACGGAAACGAAGCAAGAGGAGCGCGTGAGAAATTTAACCAACGAAGTCAGAAACGTGTCCTCGATGACGGAGACACTTCCGGTTAGAGACAGTTCCACGGAAACTACCAATGTCTCTTGCGCATCTAAATCCGTGGCCACTGAACAAATTGACTATATTTTCTCGAAGAATTTTAACAAGAACTTGAAAGAAGCTTTTTCTAATGTTTCTAACGAAGACAATAAAAATTCGTCGAAAAGTTGTCGCAATGTCTTTCGACAGTTGTTGAATCAGATGAAAGAGAATGAATGTTCGAGCTGCGAAGGGAATGATGCGTCAAAGGAAATACGTTTCGTCGAATCGAATGCGTCAACGCAGTACTCTTCCTCGAGTTCTTCTTCGGAATCACTGAAGAATAATGAAGAGACAACGAAAGAAGCAAACACTTCTCCGATTCGAAGCGTCTCCAGTGAAACGATGGCAGCCTTCCATGTGACTGCAATCAGAATTCGAAATATATACAAAGCCATCGACATCTACAAACGGAAGTTGAAGGAGAAGCAGAAGAAACCTGAAAAGGGATCAACTgagaaaagattaaaaatttgtGAAGGGAGACCTAATTACGTGACTAAGAGCAGTAGCGTCGATACTATTTTCACTAAAAAGGATAATGGTAAAAATGGCGCCATCCAAATGTATGAGGCATTGAGGCGAGCGGAAGTTGAGTCAATTTTTACCAACGAATCTCCGGATGAAGATTTTGAAAGTATTCAATCGTCATCGTCAACCACGTGGTCTTATAAAACTACCGCTGGGAAGGTTGAACTAAAACTTTCTGGAAAATTGTCAGACACTATCGTTTTGAAAGATGTGAAATCATTGATGGAGTTTTTAATTCAGAAAACAGAGGATTCCACGATGGAAAAGAAGGTGTCTgttcgaaaaatttcaaataatacatgCACCAGGTTACAGGATAATGAAActgttaaattttctatattttccaGGGAAAATGTGTTACCTTTAATTTATGGTGTTATGTGTTTAATTGTTTTCTGCTGTTTGCGTTTCACAATCACTTGCGATGTTGTTTCGTGA
- the LOC114879429 gene encoding hemocyte protein-glutamine gamma-glutamyltransferase-like: protein MSSEEPLVVEAVHLYEKENATSHRTINYELVHLDPPTPVLRRGQPFNVALRFNREYLDETDIVRLLFSFGPNPNVLRGTRGVNTITNRDTYLTDLEAWGVRMVGVSGMDLSVEVRSPIDSPVGIWQLNVETTIVGSKKAPNTFNYQKDIYLLFNPWLKEDIVYMEDEQLLDEYVLNDVGKIWVGPWGSSRGREWVFGQFDACVLPACQLLLERSGIKAISRGDPIKMCRAISRIVNSNDDKGVITGRWDGEYGDGTAPSTWTGSVPILEEFLETGEPVKYGQCWVFAGAVTTICRALGIPSRVVSNLVSAHDANASLSVDRYYDKDNEELGYDPQNPNYDEDSIWNYHVWNDVWMARPDLPKGYGGWQAIDSTPQEPSEGVYQCGPASVEAIRQGAVGYNYDITFMVASVNADLMRWKEDSESELGYSKIDCNKYHIGRMILTKAPWIFDPNGDRDREDITSLYKAKEGTEAERLTLFRAVRSTEVAKRFYSLPSPGKEDVEFDLVDLERVNIGQPFALTVNIKNKSDQPRTIQAILSAGSVYYNGVKANLVKRASGDFTLQPNATEQLKLTVTVDDYLDKLVEYCIMKLYCIATVKETRQTWADEDDFQVLKPSIVVKIDDEPMVGRPSTISLRFKNPLKRTLTECKFNYAGPGLSKNKTLMFRDVEPEEDVYVEHQLVPQKSGAQKIIATFTSKELVDITGSAAIDVLDEDE, encoded by the exons ATGTCGTCAGAAGAGCCCTTGGTTGTCGAGGCAGTTCACCTGTACGAGAAAGAGAATGCTACCAGTCATCGAACGATCAATTACGAATTGGTACATTTAGACCCACCGACCCCTGTGCTCAGAAGAGGTCAACCATTCAACGTTGCTCTGAGATTCAATCGAGAATACTTGGACGAGACTGATATCGTTAGATTGCTATTTAGCTTTGGACCGAACCCGAACGTTCTCCGAGGTACCAGAGGTGTGAACACCATAACTAACAGGGATACTTACTTGACCGATCTGGAGGCATGGGGCGTAAGGATGGTCGGTGTCAGTGGCATGGATTTATCCGTGGAAGTGAGAAGTCCGATCGATAGCCCTGTTGGCATATGGCAATTGAATGTCGAGACCACGATAGTTGGCAGCAAGAAGGCGCCgaatacttttaattatcaGAAGGATATTTATCTGCTGTTTAATCCGTGGTTGAAAG AGGACATAGTGTATATGGAGGACGAACAGCTGTTGGACGAGTACGTTTTGAACGACGTTGGAAAGATATGGGTCGGTCCATGGGGTAGTTCGCGGGGCAGAGAATGGGTTTTCGGCCAATTCGATGCCTGTGTTCTTCCAGCTTGTCAATTGTTGCTCGAAAGATCAGGCATTAAAGCTATTTCCAGAGGAGATCCCATTAAGATGTGTCGAGCTATTTCAAGAATC GTGAATTCGAACGACGACAAAGGTGTCATTACCGGACGTTGGGACGGCGAGTATGGCGACGGTACGGCCCCGTCAACGTGGACCGGAAGTGTGCCGATTTTGGAAGAATTCTTAGAAACCGGCGAGCCGGTGAAATATGGGCAATGTTGGGTATTCGCTGGCGCTGTCACCACCATATGCCGCGCTCTTGGAATACCATCGAGGGTCGTGTCGAATTTGGTATCGGCCCACGACGCGAACGCTTCCCTCTCCGTCGATCGTTATTACGACAAAGACAACGAGGAGCTCGGTTATGATCCGCAGAATCCGAATTATGACGAAGATTCAATTTGGAATTATCACGTTTGGAACGACGTATGGATGGCTAGGCCCGATTTGCCGAAAGGATACGGAGGCTGGCAGGCTATCGATTCTACCCCTCAAGAACCCTCCGAGGGTGTTTATCAATGCGGGCCAGCTTCCGTTGAAGCAATTAGACAAGGAGCTGTTGGATATAATTACGATATTACTTTCATGGTGGCGTCGGTGAACGCTGATCTAATGAGATGGAAGGAAGATTCCGAGAGCGAGCTGGGATACTCTAAAATTGATTGCAACAAATATCA TATCGGTCGTATGATTCTGACGAAAGCACCTTGGATCTTCGATCCCAATGGTGACAGAGACCGAGAGGATATAACGTCATTGTACAAAGCGAAAGAAG gTACCGAAGCGGAACGTCTGACGTTATTCAGAGCAGTACGAAGTACGGAAGTGGCGAAAAGATTTTACTCCTTACCCTCGCCAGGAAAGGAAGACGTTGAATTCGATCTCGTAGACTTGGAACGGGTGAATATCGGTCAACCGTTCGCCCTGACTGTCAACATAAAGAACAAATCGGATCAGCCAAGAACCATTCAAGCCATTCTGTCTGCCGGTAGCGTGTACTATAACGGGGTCAAGGCGAACCTAGTGAAAAGAGCATCCGGTGACTTCACCCTTCAACCAAACGCCA CCGAACAGCTGAAACTCACGGTCACGGTAGACGATTATTTGGACAAGCTCGTGGAGTATTGTATTATGAAACTGTATTGCATTGCCACGGTCAAGGAAACCAGGCAAACATGGGCCGACGAGGATGATTTCCAGGTTTTGAAACCGAGCATTGTGGTGAAG ATCGATGATGAACCAATGGTAGGAAGACCATCGACGATCTCCCTTCGATTCAAAAATCCTTTGAAGAGAACCTTGACGGAATGCAAATTCAATTACGCTGGGCCAGGACTGTCGAAAAATAAGACTCTGATGTTCAGAGACGTCGAACCGGAAGAGGATGTGTACGTGGAACACCAGTTGGTTCCACAGAAATCGGGAGCACAGAAAATTATAGCTACTTTTACTTCGAAAGAACTCGTGGACATTACAGGCTCTGCCGCCATCGATGTTCTCGACGAGGACGAATAG